TAATAGATGCAGTTGGAAGTACTTTATTACCTGAAACAATAGTAACTTCTTCTAATTTAATTCTATCTTCATAATTAATATTTAAAACATTATCAGCTATTGCCTGTAAATCCACATCAGTAACAGTTTTTCCATTGTCTGCTAAAAATTTAATATTATCACATATTTGCTGAAGCTGATTACTATTAACATTAAGACCTAATTCTTTTAACCTACTATTAAGACCATGAGTACCCATGTGTTTTCCAATGACAAATTTACGTTTACGTCCAACTAATTCTGGAGTTATAGGTTCATAAGTACTAGCATTTTTAATAATTCCATCAGAATGAATACCAGATTCATGAGCAAATGCATTTTCACCAACAATAGCCTTATTAGGTTGTATGTATACACCAGTTAATCTTGCAACTAACTTTGAAATAGAATACAACTCATGAATATCAATGGAAGTATCAAAATCTGGAAGCAATGAGTTAATACTGACGACAGTTTCTTCAAAAGAAGTATTACCTGCTCTTTCACCAATACCATTAACAGTAGAATGGAATTCAGAAGATCCACCTTTAATTGCAGCTAATGTATTGGCAACTGCAAGACCAAAATCATTATGACAATGACAGCTTACAGGAACCTTAAGATCTCTTAAGCTATTGAACATATTAAAAGAAGCATCAGGAGTAAAAATACCAACAGTATCACATACACAAACCCTATCAGCACCACAGTCAATAGCATTATTAAAAACTGTTCTTAAAAAATCAACATCAGTTCTAGATGCATCTTCTGCAGAAAGTTCAACAACCAATCCATGATCCTTACAGTATTCAACAGCAGAGTTAGACATTTCAATAAGCTCTTCTTTGGTGGTGTTTAATTTTTGAAAAATATGTAAATCTGAAGTGGGAACCACTAAATTAACAGCATCTACACCACATTCAATACAGTAATCAATATCCTTGTTTAAAGGCCTTGAAAAACTTAAAATTTCAGCATTTAAATTTTCATTAGTAATTGTTTTAATACAATCTCTTTCACCTTCAGAAGTAATTGCAGAACCAGCTTCAATAAAGTCAACACCAATCTCATCTAATTTAAGAGCTATTCTTAATTTTTCAGAAGGATTTAATGAAACACCAGGAGTTTGTTCTCCATCCCTTAAAGTAGTATCTAATACCTTGATATTCATGAATATCGCCTATAACGATGTAAAATAAAAGTAAAAAACAAACAATAACAAGTAAAATAATAATAAAAACAAAATAACAA
This window of the Methanobrevibacter woesei genome carries:
- a CDS encoding (R)-citramalate synthase yields the protein MNIKVLDTTLRDGEQTPGVSLNPSEKLRIALKLDEIGVDFIEAGSAITSEGERDCIKTITNENLNAEILSFSRPLNKDIDYCIECGVDAVNLVVPTSDLHIFQKLNTTKEELIEMSNSAVEYCKDHGLVVELSAEDASRTDVDFLRTVFNNAIDCGADRVCVCDTVGIFTPDASFNMFNSLRDLKVPVSCHCHNDFGLAVANTLAAIKGGSSEFHSTVNGIGERAGNTSFEETVVSINSLLPDFDTSIDIHELYSISKLVARLTGVYIQPNKAIVGENAFAHESGIHSDGIIKNASTYEPITPELVGRKRKFVIGKHMGTHGLNSRLKELGLNVNSNQLQQICDNIKFLADNGKTVTDVDLQAIADNVLNINYEDRIKLEEVTIVSGNKVLPTASIKLTIDGNDVLEAGVGIGPVDAAINAVKKSISEFADIELVEYHVDAITGGTDAFIDVIVKLQKGDQIISARGTEPDIINASVKAYIAGVNRLIS